In a genomic window of Caloenas nicobarica isolate bCalNic1 chromosome 1, bCalNic1.hap1, whole genome shotgun sequence:
- the SYCE3 gene encoding synaptonemal complex central element protein 3, with protein sequence MAESEAQAGNYDNMVKMVEDLNRDLEKLLEEIEKLTVQATWMAYDMVVMRTNPHLANSMKRLEDAFLSCKEEMEKKWQEVLSESTVFLFSSHGSFADTVEDGFAFIILKTTYVYISVEGF encoded by the exons ATGGCTGAATCAGAAGCTCAGGCAGGAAACTATGATAACATGGTAAAGATGGTGGAGGACCTGAACAGGGACTTAGAAAAACTTCTGGAGGAAATAGAAAAACTAACAG TGCAGGCAACCTGGATGGCATATGACATGGTCGTCATGCGTACCAACCCACACCTGGCCAACTCCATGAAGCGTTTGGAAGATGCCTTCCTGAGTTGCAaagaagagatggagaagaaatggcAAGAGGTGCTAAGTGAATCTACAg tctttttgttttccagccatGGAAGTTTCGCAGACACTGTGGAAGATGGATTTGCTTTCATCATACTAAAAACTACTTATGTGTATATATCTGTGGAAGGATTTTAA
- the STYK1 gene encoding tyrosine-protein kinase STYK1 → MAEDVKRFTRMLLECNSNDKLCVVREHQTEVIVIPVLLVGLFVIVLTVILWLHCRGLRAKQKQSSSSSGHQAHDNNQQESSSTENRYIQLSETSVESLLNSASLTLKELEIPREKLSPGTLQLIKHGRYGSIYRAQLETGKRGETKTVVLKALQELASPQEVKDFLGRIKFHQNLGHHENLVELVGCCVDQLPLYMIMEDVSLGDLLTFLWTCRKDIMTMDGVPYDLTERQVYEIGQQVAAALAYLEQNNLFHGDVAARNVLLHHNFTAKLCGLGLAYETHTYGANSVTQIVPVKWQAPERLMKKPPSIKADIWSFGILLYEMITLGAPPYPEVPPSDILSYLQRQNIMKQPSSCQQAMYNIMKSCWQWNATNRPSPAELIRSLQAAIKTSNNHEVLRVPEFVVPELYANVAGVDVLSLVSEYTVL, encoded by the exons ATGGCAGAGGATGTAAAAAGATTCACACGCATGCTGCTGGAATGCAACAGCAATGACAAGCTATGTG TTGTGCGTGAACATCAGACTGAAGTGATTGTTATCCCAGTTCTccttgtgggtttgtttgtcaTCGTGCTAACTGTGATCCTTTGGCTCCACTGTCGAGGATTGCGAGCAAAGCAGAAGcaatcatcatcatcatctggACACCAAG CACATGACAACAACCAGCAGGAATCCAGCTCAACAGAGAACCGCTATATCCAGCTGAGTGAGACCTCTGTGGAAAGCCTGCTAAATTCTGCTTCCTTGACTCTGAAAGAATTGGAGATACCGCGAGAGAAACTCTCACCAGGCACCTTGCAGCTGATAAAACATGGCCGCTATGGGAGCATCTACAGAGCACAATTGGAAACTGGGAAGCGTGGCGAGACTAAGACTGTAGTATTGAAAGCCTTACAAG AACTGGCTAGTCCCCAGGAAGTAAAGGATTTCCTGGGAAGGATTAAATTCCATCAAAATCTTGGCCATCATGAGAACCTGGTTGAACTGGTTGGATGCTGTGTAGACCAGCTTCCACTTTATATGATCATGGAAGATGTGTCTCTTGGTGACCTGTTGACATTTCTATGGACATGTCGGAAG GATATAATGACAATGGATGGTGTCCCTTATGACCTCACTGAGAGGCAAGTATATGAAATTGGACAGCAAGTTGCAGCAGCTCTG GCTTACCTTGAACAGAATAATTTGTTCCATGGTGATGTTGCTGCCAGGAATGTCCTCCTTCATCACAACTTCACTGCTAAGCTCTGTGGTTTGGGTCTTGCCTATGAAACTCACACATATGGTGCCAACTCAGTCACACAGATTGTGCCAGTCAAGTGGCAGGCTCCAGAGCGGCTCATGAAGAAACCCCCAAGCATCAAGGCAGACAT ATGGTCTTTTGGAATTCTACTGTACGAAATGATTACATTAG GTGCTCCACCATATCCTGAGGTACCACCTTCTGACATTTTATCATACCTGCAGAGACAGAACATTATGAAGCAGCCCTCAAGCTGCCAGCAAGCCAT GTACAACATCATGAAGTCCTGCTGGCAGTGGAATGCAACTAACCGGCCTTCTCCAGCAGAGCTGATCCGGTCTCTACAAGCAGCTATAAAGACCAGCAATAATCATGAAGTGCTGCGGGTGCCTGAGTTCGTGGTGCCTGAACTCTATGCTAATGTTGCTGGAGTTGACGTGCTCAGTCTAGTGAGTGAATACACTGTACTCTGA